The genomic DNA gaagaatttattgtagtttatttttatagtgttgtaaaaaataatttaaaatataattatttttgaattttttttcattatttattagtagagaataaatttaaaaagatttttttttttaatttcttaaataaaattttatttctaaaaataacaGCTAATTTTCGAAATCATTATGGAAGAAGTAGCTCTAACCCCTGATTAgcagatttatttattttatatttttatattttttttcggATGTTAAATAAGTGGGACCCAATTTGCTAAACCCAAGAAGTGGGGTCAATCACACTAGCAAAACCAGCTGTGTTATTCCTCAATTTTCTGATCATTGAAATCTCGTTGGCAAGATCTGGTATTTCTGCTACAAGGAGAGCCTCCAACTTTACAACTTCTAATCTTTTTGTTTGCTTTGGGGAGATAAAGGAAGGAGGAGACCCAATTCCCAAGTTACCAAGTTCTCGTCAGATCTTCCTTTGCAGGTACTTCGCCTTTGTCGGTGGAGATTTTTCGTACTTCTATTTTGAGCTGTCGAGTGATTTTGCATTGCAATTATGTAGATTTGTCTGCATTTTTGAAATGGGTGTTTGATTCTCTCGAAATTCATGCAATTTCCGCATCTGGGTAGCAAGTATTTCTTTGGAAACTGGCCATTTGTGGGTTGGACTCCTTGaattgtggatttttttttcttcttttccatcGTAGGCTGCTGAGAAATGGGAAAATAGAAGAAACTGAGACTTTATTTCTCCGATTTTTCGTTAGGATCCATTATTCAGAAATGTTTTCGTTCATTGTGCTTAGCTATTTGAGTTAGCTGGGGCGAGCTTTTGcattatttgtgaattaaaacaaaatagacCGAAAGTtcgaaattttcttttcctatctTCCCCagttttctcaacaaccaaacaggaTGTCAACGTTACTGACTCTATTAAACCTATAATCAAAATGACACTGATTATTTTCGGCAAGCTGTTTTACATAGTTGACATTTTATGAACTTGAATTTGTTGGCACCAGGGTAGTTGAAACTAAAGCTTTGTGGGGTTGAGTACAAGAAAATGGGGAGGAAAGGGAACTGGCTTTCTTCCGTAAAGAAGGCTCTCAGCCCAGAACCCAAGGAGAAGAAGGACCAGGTTTGGAGGAATTCCAATGtgattgtttttgttatttgaagtttttataattttaaatggtttttaagTGTATTTTTTATGACTGTTTTTCAGAGAGCAGATAAATCCAAGAAGAAATGGTTTGGGAAGCACAAATATCCAGATCCTAATCCTTCCTCTTTAGAAACTGTTCCAGGGCCTTCTCTTGCTCCTCCTGAAGAGGTGAAAACAATCGAACCTGATAATGAACATCACAAGCATGTTTACTCTGTTGCAGCCACAACTACCATGGCTTCCCTCGATGTTCCTGAGACTGATGTGGAGGTTGTTGAAATCACCACTCTGACTCAGTCAACGggaaaagcaaaagaggaaGCAGCGGCAATCAAGATTCAAACAGCATTCCGAGGTTATTTGGTATGCACCCCTTTGAATTTgcttttccttgggggtttgtttgtttgaataAACATCAATTCTTGACTGAAACCTCATATTTAACAGCATTCCAAGGTTATATGGTATACTTCTTTACTAGATAGATGTTATGAATTATATGATGTCTTGGGCTAATGTAGAGAAAAAGGTTTTAGCAAATCAGGCATAAATTGTTACTGCcattttttcttaatgaaaGTAGAAATGCCTGTATGGTATTATGGTTTCTATTGTTTGAACTTTGAAGCCACTCTGAAATCACTCCTTTTCGTCTAGAGAAAGACTTTAACGGTAGTAAATGGAGCCCAAGAATATATGTCACCCTCCTATGATTAAAGTTTGTTAGATTTACTTTTCTAGATTCGTATACTTTCTCATTAAAAAGGttgagataattaaaaaatcaattcttgATTTGTCTAAATATTGCCTATAGTAGGTTgctagattttgaaagtggactATTTCATATCTGGGACTTGAAATGCTATAAAATGCGGTCATGcaaaataatgataagatttggTACTAAATTTTCTTGTTGGCTAGCATTTATGATATGTCCTAAAAGATTAGGTCCAAAAATCTTGACTGAAAGCtcaagggtttgtttggtagttgttttttagaacagtttcCTCTTCTCCAAAACAAAATACAGGAAAATGCGTTTGAcaactaaaaattgttttttgtttcctgttcttaaaaagagaaaacacagtattttcaaataatatcttttagtttttctatgttattttcacttgtttttgtagggttatcttaaaaaataattatacaaacatgtacaataatttaaaataataaaacattagaCATAAAAGTTatgtttaaaacatatttaaaaatatttaaaatatttaagttataaaactgttcttaaaagttaaaaattgtttttcaaaacagttaCCAAGCAGGCCCTAAGCTGCTGATAAAACCTTATGTCCagctttttctttcctttttttctttgtgggCCTCCATGATGATCTAATAATTTACTGTCTTCATGCAAAAAGTTTGATtgattcaaatccaaattgGGTGCTCATATCCACTCAAACAGTCAATCTGGATTGAACATATTCAGTGGTTTTTTGAAAACTTAGAAATTGCACCAAAGTTTTGGGGGGAAATAGAAAATTCAGCTGCTATAGTAATTGTATTTGGCATGATATCAGTAACGAAATCCATGAAATTgggtttattaaaaaatgttagacTGGATGAATGAAATTAGTATTGACTCTACTGAGCATTTCTGGTGGTTGGGGCAATTGTGGACTCAGAGCAAAAGAGAGTTTCCCATAGATTTTCACTATTTAACTTGTGCCCGATTAATTCATATTTCAGAGTATCATTATAGATATTTCCTGGTCCTACTAGTTTTAGGAAATCATCTATGAAAATTTCGGAGGTACTGGAAAATTAATGGATGTTTGTTGGATTTGATGGATCTTTTTGGCCTTATGAGAGGTTTCACACATAGATTGATGCTTTATTCTACTTATCAATTCAGCCATCCCATATGTTAGAATCTTAGGTGTAGATCTAGTCAGAAATGCCAACCAAGCAAACCAATTTCCAGACATGAAACTCTGTGGAAATTATTAACTTCTACTCTAATTTTCAGTTGGGGGTATTGCAATCTGTAATGAAAATGCACGTCCTACAGCCAACCAAGTTgtaaagttaaataattttgaggATACTTTCAATGAGGAGAATCAATTGTTGGCATCCAGACATACCCTTTTATAGTGAGAGTTGTGTGTACGTGTAGAAATAAAGCAAAGGTTGAAGGGGTTAGCTAGTTGAAGGTTggataatgttgattttttttggtgctattgtcatattcaaaatatttcttGATGCATCAAGGTgcctattttttttcatgcttaaaagaaaaaattagataCTAATCTATGAGCATGTGTGGAATTATAATTGTGTTATTGATCTTCATTTTCCTCAGGCAAGGAGGGCATTACGGGCTTTAAGAGGGCTAGTCAGGTTGCAATCACTGATACAAGGGACTGCTGTTAAACGCCAAGCTGCAAACACTCTACGGTGCATGCAAACTCTTGCTCGTGTGCAGTCTCAGATCTGTTATAGGAGGAGCAGGATGTCTGAGGAGAATCAGGCTCTCCAGAGACAACTCCTACAGAAACAGGCAAAAGAGCTTGAGCAGTTGAAGGTCTCTTCTAGTTCTCTTTTCTAACTCTTACAATTGCCCTATTATCTTGGAGGTTTTTTTCATCATCTGGATTGCTTGTCAGTCAACTTCTGAGATACATTTGTGTTTTATAAATGACTTATTGGTTCAATTTATCAAGTTGTATCAGCTTTTTTCCACATACATAATGTCTTAAGGGCTGTTTGGGGAACTGAGATGCAGTCAGTTAGGTTGACATTGGACTcatctgatttttatttttttgggaaaactAGACTGCAAGAGGGAGTTCAAAATTATAGAATGGAAAGATGCATGCAGGATTTCATTCCAATGTGAACTCAGTTCCCCTCAATAGGACAATTAAAGAAGCCTTCATTCTGAAGTTTAGTTTCCCAAATATCTTCTCCATATTTGGATTGCTGTCAAGATAGATAAATTCATCTAGGGAAACATGATTAAGCTAATTGCTTCTGTGAGAGATTCTTGAACAAAGCCAGTTATCCTAGGTGGTTTTTCAGCTTTCTGCCTTTCTTCagaaaatgattgtttttgaaATTGTAACAGATGGGGGAGGAATGGGATGACAGCCTacaatcaaaagaacaaattgAAGCAGGCCTATTAAACAAGCAAGGGGCAGCAATGAGAAGAGAAAGGGCACTGGCTTATGCATTTTCTCATCAGGTATCCTATTCATCAATACCATTTCCTGCCCATTATCCATTTTTAGGATCAAGAACTCACTAGTTGGATCTTCCAGTTATCTTGGTATGAAATGGAAGGAAAATCAAGTACCAGTGGTACTCATGTAGACACACATGTTTTATTATTGCAAATTCTTGATTAATCCCTGATGGAATTGGTCCTGCAGCAAGCGTGGAAGAATTCTTCAAAGTCCACAAACCTATTGTTCATGGATCCAAGCAACCCCCATTGGGGTTGGAGCTGGTTGGAACGATGGATGGCGGCCCGGCCATGGGAGGGCCGCAGCACAACAGATAAAGAACTCAATAATGACCAATCATCCATAAAAAGTGGAAGCCGCAGCATCACTGGAGGAGAAATCACCAAAGCTTATGCTCGCCACCTGCTGGATTCCAGTAAGCCTTCACCAACTGCAAGCCAAAAACCATACCATCCTCCTGCCCGTCAGTCCCCTTCTACCCCCCCTTCCAAGGCAGTTTCTTCCTCATCAGCAGCTGGAAAATTTAAGCCCGCAGCAAGCCCGAGGGGGAATCTGTGGGGTCAGGATGATGACACAAAGAGCATGGCCAGCATGCAGTCGGAGCGGTTTCGGAGGCATAGCATTGCAGGGTCATCAGTGGGAGATGATGAGAGTCTGGCAAGCTCCCCAGCGGTTCCAAGTTACATGGCACCCACCAAGTCAGCTAAGGCCAAGTCACGATTGCAAAGCCCATTGGGGTTGGAGAATAATGGGACACCGGAAAAGGGCTCATCAGGAATCGCAAAGAAACGGCTTTCTTTTCCAGCTTCACCGGCCAGGCCAAGGCGACATTCAGGTCCACCAAGGGTGGAGAGCAGTACCCTTACAGAAAGCATTGTGAGCAATGGAGGGGGGACAGTTAGTTAATCTCTGATGGAAGGGAGTTACAGAGAAAGCAGCTACATGGGCATAAAGCAAGGAACgaataaaagagaaaatctATTTAATTTGTGGATGGGTCTTCAACTTACATGTCAAAAGCTATTATTTACTTCTTGGGTAAACATCCTGTCTCCTTTTGCTATTTATTCGGGTCTTAAAAGATTGTGATAGTTGGTGAATCATTTTAGAAAACCCAGTTCTTCCTCGGTCATTATTCTCTGCAGAAGCAACACTTGGTCCTTCTGTCTCATTTCTTTATTCCTTTGTATGCAAGAAACACACTTTGTTGTAATATTGTAATGGATattcaatttcttatttatgGTTTGTTTACAGTTTGCCACTCTCCTCGATCTTTATGGCTCATTCACCAGATCTAAAATGAGATTTAATCTGTGTCTCGGGGTATATTGAATTTGAATGtacttttttcctttcctgCAGTCGAGATTTCTTGTGCCTATAAATTCAAGCAAAACTTTCATCTGCCCACAATTTCCTAACCACCA from Vitis riparia cultivar Riparia Gloire de Montpellier isolate 1030 chromosome 8, EGFV_Vit.rip_1.0, whole genome shotgun sequence includes the following:
- the LOC117920875 gene encoding protein IQ-DOMAIN 1-like → MGRKGNWLSSVKKALSPEPKEKKDQRADKSKKKWFGKHKYPDPNPSSLETVPGPSLAPPEEVKTIEPDNEHHKHVYSVAATTTMASLDVPETDVEVVEITTLTQSTGKAKEEAAAIKIQTAFRGYLARRALRALRGLVRLQSLIQGTAVKRQAANTLRCMQTLARVQSQICYRRSRMSEENQALQRQLLQKQAKELEQLKMGEEWDDSLQSKEQIEAGLLNKQGAAMRRERALAYAFSHQQAWKNSSKSTNLLFMDPSNPHWGWSWLERWMAARPWEGRSTTDKELNNDQSSIKSGSRSITGGEITKAYARHLLDSSKPSPTASQKPYHPPARQSPSTPPSKAVSSSSAAGKFKPAASPRGNLWGQDDDTKSMASMQSERFRRHSIAGSSVGDDESLASSPAVPSYMAPTKSAKAKSRLQSPLGLENNGTPEKGSSGIAKKRLSFPASPARPRRHSGPPRVESSTLTESIVSNGGGTVS